The Stieleria maiorica genome includes the window GAAGTCGAGCGTTGCTGTCTGGTGGTGACGACCGGAGGGACGGGGCCGTCGGCGCGCGACGTGACGCCGGAGGCGACCGAAGCGGTTTGCGACCGCATGATGCCCGGATTCGGCGAACTGATGCGTAAGGTTTCGCTGGAGAAGGTACCGACGGCCATTCTTTCCCGGCAAACCGCCGGCCTGCTCGGTGACAGCTTGATCATCAACCTGCCGGGTAAGCCCAAAGCCATCGCCGAATGCCTGGACGCCGTCTTCCCCGCCGTCCCCTACTGCATCGACCTGATGCACGGCCCGCGATTAGAAACCGATCCCGAACGCTTGGCGGCCTTTCGCCCGAAATCAAAATGACGCTCCGGAATCGCGCCGCGATTACTTGTATCGGTCGGATCTTAAGCTGGATTCGGCGTGCTCACGCCGTGGCGGTACGACGTTTTGCCGATTAGCCTGTAAATCACTTGCCACGCCCGCCGATTGTTGCGTTTTTTGCAATACTTCGGCTGTGCCAATGTCGCTCCTTTTTCACTGCGTTTGGCCAGACGGGCGAGCCCGGTCGAACCGCGAAAAATAGTCAAATCCAAGTCCTTTAAGTTGGCCATGAAGATGGACTCGACCAAGGACAAGATGTCACGGTTTGCAATTTCCGTGGATACGCTGTCTTTCCTTTGCCCCATCATGTAGGGAGCGCTGTCAATGTCGTCAAAGAAGATCACAGCACCTTTGTTCAAGTAAGGGTAATAGCCGTAAACTTCTTTGTAGACATGATCGGCAGTATGCAGCGAATCCACGTATAAGATGTCGATTCCTTCCTTCAGAATCCCAGCTGCTTCAAAAACTCGTTCGGTATCCGAGGAATCAGATTGCACAAAGGTCCACTGCCCCGACCGCGCCGCATTGGAACAATCGCGGACGTCCACTGACACTAGAGCCGAGTGCTCCTTGTCGGCAATCGCATTCAGAAACACCCTTGTGCTTTGGCCTTGATCAACGCCCAACTCAAGTATCGTAACGCGCTCTCTCTGCGCGGCGGCTTGATGGAGCTCCAACAGCTGTTGTGCAACAAAACGTTCCTCGCCAACCGCGTTTCTCGCAGACAGCAATTGTTCAACGTGTTCCTGGTATGGCATTTCGATCGCAACCCTCGCTAGGACATTTATTGCGTTTGAAAAATAGTGATACAGCCGTCTGGAGCGATGAATGATGACTGGAAACACGCTTCGGAAACCAATCGGTGTGCATCACCAGTCACGTAAATCTAGGTTCGCCAGAAGGGCGTGGCACGATCCGGCGCGCCTTTGACCGGCACGCAATCAATTTGACATTGACCTACGTTTTTTTGTTTTCGACGAGGCCTCGGTACAGCGAAGCATAGCGTCCGTAGATTGCGCCGTGGGAAAAAATTGATTCAGCGAGCCGCCGTCCGTTGCTGCCGAAGGAATCACGCCGTTCGGGATCGTTCAATAGTTCAAGGATCGATGTGACAAGTGATGGGTAATCACTCTGGGAAACAACGATGCCACACTCGTGACGTGACAGGATTTCATGAGCAGAACAGACATCGAATGAAACAACAGGGGTTGCGCAGGCGATTGCTTCGATCATGCATCTTGCAAGCCCTTCTTGACGCGTCGGTACGACGACCAAGTCAAGTGCTTGATACCACTTGGAGATCTCTGACGAATACCCCACAAAACTCAGTCGGTCTCGGAGCCCCTTCGCCTCTGACAATTCACGACACGCTCGGGCGTATTCATTCTGTTCTGGAACGAAATCACCGACGAAATGCACCTTGGCGTTGGGCAGGTGCTCCAAAAGTGGGCCTGCAGCCTGGTCGATGAAATCGAGTTGATTCTTCTTCTCCGAAAACGTTGCGACGTATCCAATCGCGATTTC containing:
- the mog gene encoding molybdopterin adenylyltransferase, whose protein sequence is MTQPNQNQSAVARIGIVTVSDRASRGEYEDLGGPAIDAYLKEILTSPWTPITRVIPDEREAIEATLRQLCEVERCCLVVTTGGTGPSARDVTPEATEAVCDRMMPGFGELMRKVSLEKVPTAILSRQTAGLLGDSLIINLPGKPKAIAECLDAVFPAVPYCIDLMHGPRLETDPERLAAFRPKSK
- a CDS encoding class I SAM-dependent methyltransferase: MFPVIIHRSRRLYHYFSNAINVLARVAIEMPYQEHVEQLLSARNAVGEERFVAQQLLELHQAAAQRERVTILELGVDQGQSTRVFLNAIADKEHSALVSVDVRDCSNAARSGQWTFVQSDSSDTERVFEAAGILKEGIDILYVDSLHTADHVYKEVYGYYPYLNKGAVIFFDDIDSAPYMMGQRKDSVSTEIANRDILSLVESIFMANLKDLDLTIFRGSTGLARLAKRSEKGATLAQPKYCKKRNNRRAWQVIYRLIGKTSYRHGVSTPNPA
- a CDS encoding glycosyltransferase family 4 protein; translated protein: MNERWRRSGKHVDVFELPYRVGDGFWKSSWIAKARRLFSYLRTNWQTFRLIRKRKIQVLHCNDPAPFWHFVPAAYLCRVPVVLNLRDTRSTTGKAIVWKYRLKLLLVNRLLVLSNEMADAYRDLVGEGFLRFTGIRIDVIYSIVDGQVMHPVCDEDRQDLRSELGIASGEIAIGYVATFSEKKNQLDFIDQAAGPLLEHLPNAKVHFVGDFVPEQNEYARACRELSEAKGLRDRLSFVGYSSEISKWYQALDLVVVPTRQEGLARCMIEAIACATPVVSFDVCSAHEILSRHECGIVVSQSDYPSLVTSILELLNDPERRDSFGSNGRRLAESIFSHGAIYGRYASLYRGLVENKKT